cctctgtctactttcttcatctcgctgaaaatcccaattctttttagccaaccgctttcctctcaaactttcctgaacttcctcattccaccaccacgactccttgtctatcttcctctgtcctgaggtcataagtaccttcctagccacatccctcactgcatttgaagtctcatcccaggtatccagaacaccaccaccattacccagtacctgcctcacctcacccctgaattttacaccacagtcctttaacttccaccacatGATCTTAGGTtctgctctcactctcttcctcttcttcacctccaaaaccatcttacatatcaccatctacatcctacatatcaccatctacatcctacatatcaccatctacatcctacatatcaccatctacatcctacatatcaccatctacatcctacatatcaccatctacatcctacatatcaccatctacatcttacatatcaccatctacatcctacatatcaccatctacatcttacatatcaccatctacatcctacatatcaccatctacatcctacatatcaccatctacatcctacatatcaccatctacatcctacatatcaccatctacatcctacatatcaccatctacatcctacatatcaccatctacatcctacatatcaccatctacatcctacatatcaccatctacatcctacatatcaccatcctatgctgtttagctacactctcccctggtaacaccttgcaatcactaacttcttttcaggttttgtctcctacagaggatatagttaacctgtgtgcatctttccccactcttatacgttaccctgtgctcttcctttttattAAAGTatgtgttaactacagccatctttatccttttagcaaaatctaccaccatctgtccttccgtattcctttcattaacaccatatctacccaacacctcctcatcaccactgttccctccaccaacatgtccatttaaatctgctccaataaccactctctcttatttaggaacctgcaaaacaacttcttCTAACTCtgtccagaattcttctttctcctccacatcacaacctacctgaggagcataagtactgatgacattcatcatcaccccatcagtCTCTAACTTttcacagatcaccctgtcacttactctctttacctccactacactcttactaaattcatccttcaggattacccctactccatttctcttcctgtctacaccatgatagaagagtttgaagccaccaccaatgctgctggccttgctccccttccacttggtctcctgtacacacagtacatctatcttcctcctctccatcgcatcagctagctctctccctttacctgtcatagagctcacattcaacgtaccaactctaacctccaccttcctgctctgcctcctctccttcaacttcagaaccctcttcccccctctcctcctcctccttgtcccaacagtagtccaatttccactaataccctgttggacaacagcactagtggcggtcgttgttaacccgggcctcaaccgatccggtatggaatttctgtttttgatccgcatcatttgttttagcgcagtttttacactggatgcccttcctgacgcaaccctccctatttatccgggcttgggaccggcactaaaatacactggtgtgtacACCCTAGTTCAGGAAGGGCTATAGTGGCCCTATATAACTGTATTTATACAGTTCTGTACAGTGCCAGAAAGTTCTAGATATATTTCTGCATAGTTCTAGAAACTTCTTTGATAGTTCTCACAATTCCAGAAGCTTCTTGAAATCTCTTGAAATACCGtgaatattcttaaaaataGATACATTTCAAAATATCATTGTGCTGAACACAAAAGCAATGTTTACAGGGAATAATAACTTTTTTCTATCCATTTAAGGCACAACAATTAGGAAAACACACTTACAACTGGGAACAAAATTAGTTTTAAATTGTTACATTGTGAACGTTCTTGATCCTGCGATTGTGTCCAGCCCTTTCCAAAAAACATTATACCTAGAAGGGTCTACTTTtcatatttaaataacattataTTGTCACATTTATGTCATGGTCCCACAAGATGTACAAATGTATTCACATTTGGCTTAAAATAAATCAATGTCTATTTGTCTACTCAGTACTACTACATAATACAAATATGTCTTATTTTGTCTTGTTTGATATGTGTTAGATTTTAACTTGCATATATAGACATTGTGTTTGTAATGCGTTACAAGCATTATTCATGAACTCACACAGTTGGGAAAACTGGGATTAGATGGGTTAAACTTGGAAGATGAGAAACTTCCAAAACATGCTAGTACATACTTGTGTGAACCTGCATACTCAGTCATGTGTGAAAGACTCTTCCAACGGCTCCTTAAATGAGGAAAGTTTTCCTTTGCTGGTAAAAGATCCAGTGCGAGTTCTGGCTTGTTCTCTACCAGTCAGTCTTCCAGTGATGGTGTCCAAGAAAACAGAATCAGTTATTATGGACGTGTAATGTATGTTCCCAGGATGTGAGCACTCTGCAGCCCTTTAGCCATGATTACACTGCTCAGTCTCTGCTGCAGGGACCCAGTGTGAGTTCTTCTGTCAGTGATGCTGTGCTAAAAGGCGATAGCAGGCCGTTCCTCATTATGTTGTATTTACACTGCAGATTTCTAGTCTCTAATCTTCCCGGCATTCTACCCAGTCTCAAAAGTGCCAGAGCTGCTTTGACTATCTTGTGTTATCCTGGATCTCACCCTGCCCAGGGTGCTAATAAAGGGCAGACTGCACAGACCCACATTGTGAGTTCTGGTTTGACGTCTACCAGCCAACAGTCTGCCAGTGATGCTGCACAAAGCAGCAGTGCCTACTGGGTCCATCCTCAGGGTGAAGGTACATGGCAGATGGTGAGCAAGACGTCCCCAGTGCAGCACCACCGTGGTGGTGTGACCACAACCAGCCAGCAGTCTGGCATGGATGTGATTATCATCTGGTGCTGGGGTCATGTGGCTTCATAACCCGAGATTGGTTGACAGTTAGTTTGAACATCCATGCTCATAATGCTGTAGGCAAACATGTTTGTAGATATATGAATCTGTTTTACAAGGCCAGATGTACCATGCAGTGCAAAACCCATCACATAACAGTGCCTTGTACTGTTTGGAGAGGAGTGGTTTTACACTGTAATGTGTCACACTTTAATACAACCAATAGAGGGCGGTGTTGATTAGGGTTTTCATCTTTCATTATTCAGATATTCTGTCCTGCCCTCCTTGTTTTAATGTCTTATACTGGCAATTGATAAAGACTGGTGTACTATTCATGTCTGCTTACATGATATTACATGAACAACATGGACATAAATTGTAGAAAGAAAAAGTTCAAAACTCCCTGTGTGTCCCTCtatgtgtcagagagagagagagagagagagagagagagaaaatagaaTTCTATATATAAAGGGCAGGTGTAgatggcccctccctacatgtgCAACAGAAACAGCATTAAACCATATTTCATAAATAACTTTACAACAAATCGTGCAATGCGTGCTGGTCTGAATTATaaataaacattacaaacaaTAGGGCTGTGTGCCATAGAAATGTTTTAACTGATTTTTGTGCTATTTTAAGCTTAATGTAACCTTAAAATTTGCTTCTCTCATGTACAGTAAGCTACTTGAGAATGAATGAAAACTGAAACTTGTTTGCATGCCTTTGACTTTTATAACAGCCACCCTGATCAGATTCCCTATGACTTTTATCTTATCAGAACAGTGTGACCAGCATTAAAACATGTATGACTAGATTCAGCAGATAATCAGCTGAATTCTTCATATCTTATGTAGCAGGTCCCTCACTGATACAGTCTCATCATTTTGCTAAATGAAAATATACTTGTATTTACATTAACCCTACCTACCAACTTCACTGCATGCCTATAGATATTTACTTGTAAGAATTAGGTAGTGTAATTATGTAGCCTAAGTAATGAAGATCACCCCATAACTGTATGATCACACAGAAGACAGTATGTTAGTTACACACGTATTAACAGGAGCATCATGTTCCCAGGGTTCCATGTTCCAGTGGTATTTGTTCACTGGTTTAGGATTTAGTTTATTTGAGGCTTAGTGTTTGTACATGAAATACACATGAAATGGGTCCCTTTTGACCATAATGGGCGAGTTAATGTGTTAACTATTAAATATTGAACTGAGGAACATAGGACCCTAGAAACAGATTTGATCCCAGAGGGATGTGGGAATATTTCTGTGGTAGCATGATCAGATTGAATTTAATCATGTGATTAATAACAAAAAAATTGCTGTCTCTGGAGTAGAAACCAAAACAATAAATTTCTAACTCCACGTGTGCACCACAAATCAGCATTTCTGAGAACATATCTCCATAAATCAAAACATGAATACATCAAATCTTCCTACATGTGGGTAATGGGTAACAAACATAAAAGCAGAAAAAGATTAAGATGTTTTGATATTAAATACAACTGCAACATGTCTTAATGTTCAAAATATCTTGATCATTATCCTAATTTGCTGGTGAGACAATTTAAAACAATTACAAGCTAATATTGGGTTTGGAGTATATACTATTATTAGGAAATGTAAacttttgtgtatttttttgctTAGGAGTGTAAAGGATGATGTATAGAGACATAGattgaaaaaaaacacaagcaaCCGACAAAAACAACTATGAAGAAGCTTTTtttaatgaatgttcaacttatatattATAAATCATTTGAAAGTCTCTGCAACTGAAACCAAACCAATAAACAAAAGAGACCAGATCATTGATAAGTGGCTGTGACTCGTTTACACATTGTCATGCAATAATCACAATCACTATTCCCTGTAGTGCGTCAGCAAAGCAGCAGAGAATGTGAATTCGGTGAAGTTTGACTGGTCGTAAATATGAAACAGAGGACCAGCAACAACCGGCTTGAGTTGGATCTTGTTTTGTTGTTTCATTTTAAACATACAAAGGTCACAGGATTCTGTCGCTCTTGGGACTCTGAAATGCCTGACTGAGGTGAGTGAGGACAGAAAAGGTACCAAAGTCTTTTGTTTTTAGTGTCTAGCCATTGAATAACCAGTAGAACTGACTTTTGAGTGCTTCACTTCTCTTAAGCTCATTTGGCTTCCAATTAAACTGTTTTCTGTAGTTTAGGTCTGTGTCACtgcatttataaaacaacagtTGATCCTTTAAGTGAACACATACATTGATGTTTAACAGACCTGGAAGTATACTGTATGTTTTTAGATCACCATTAGAACGATACAAAATCCATATATTTACCTATACAGTATATGTTGTCTTTATTTAGACTGCATGACATTCTTAAATCAAAATGACTTTTCATTAAGTAGAAAATGGTCTGGTGATACATGAATTGGGTATGTTAGGTCATCTGTGTCCACATGGGATTAAGTGGGACTTGTTATCTATATTTCTGTTAGTAAAGCAAGTTCTGGTTTTCTATAAGAATTCACCCATGTTGAGACAACATTACTGGAGAGTGTCTCCTGGATTCTGCGTCACTAGTGATATAGGTATAGTCTACCTCACAATACCACACAATATATCCCACAATATACCCCAAAATGaccatttataataataataataataatttccacttctatagcacctttcaaatgCACCAGTGACACTAATGTAAGCTAAAGGATCTGAGCTTAACTCAAATTCTAAGCAAATTCTCATATTCTATGCTTAGATGTTCTAATATCATCTGAGAAAGATAAACTGCTATCCATCAATGAGCTTTTGTCTCTTAATAGGAGTCATGGCTGAACGGAGGATTGTGCTTCTTGGGAAAACGGGTGATGGTAAAAGCAGCTGTGGAAATTTGATACTCGGTGAAGACGTATTTCCTACTGGAACACTCTGGTCACTAACTAAAAAATGTTACTtaaagaaaaatgaaaatgaagtaACATTGGTTGACACGCCTGGATTTTTTAATACCGACCTGTCTTCACAGGAATTAAACTCTGAAATATTAAGATGCATTACTGAGTGTGCACCAGGGCCACATGCATTTGTGATTGTGCTCAAAGTGGGAAGGTACACAAAGCATGAGAGAGAAACTGTGGAAGAAATAACAAAGTCATTTGGAGAGGAGGCTCTAAAATATGCAGTGGTCCTCTTCACCTTTGGTGATCTACTCTGTGAGGGTCAGACTATTGAAGACTTTGTGAACCAGAGTACAGAGTTACAGGATCTTGTGAATAAATGTGGAGGTCGTGTTCATGTTGTTGATAATAAGTACTGGAATGAGCAGCAGGATGGGTACAGGAGTAACAGGGTTCAGGTAGAGAAGATACTGAACACCATAGAGGAGATGGTGAAGGAGAATGGAGGACAGTGTTACACCAATGAGATGTTACAGGCTGTACATGAAGCTGCAGAGAATAAAACTTTATGTGAAGAGAGTGGAGACGCTCCAGATATTAAGATGAGAGAAAAAGCACAGCAGAGAGTTCATACTTGTATGGTAAACTTAGCAGGGATGGCAAATGTGGTATTGCTGTGGGCTTTCTTTGGCCTTTTGTGTTAGGACTGGAACACTGGGAAGAACATTTAAGAGGATCAGCTGAAGGAATTAGAGGTTTTGATGCATCAGAAGGAGCAAAAACTGAACATCATGCAATGATAAAGGCCTGAATGGCCCTAAAAGTCACCAGAGGTCATagaaataattattaaattgttACCAGACTTACAATCCATATAATTACCTTTAACATTTGTTACAAAATTATCTTAGTGTATTTAAACAGAAATTTTTTGTTTGATGAATGTGATTAGCAAGAGATGAGAACATGCTTATTTGTGTGAACATACTGGAGTAGTTTATATAAAATTCTGCTTATGTTTATATGTTtaaatatgatttttttttctacctTATGTTATACTTTGAAAAATGACATTTACCTTAATGACAAATGACAAGCACCGATCACAGCTACCATTCACAACAAACCTCTtggacacatcacacatcacaccacacccctacacctgaGTACTGACGACCCTCACCTGGTACCACCTACACCAGGGCAATGATCACCAGTTCCTACCAGTTTTTCCTCGTTGTTGTGTGTCATGAAGACCCCCCGAGCGACACATATTACAGCATCTGCTAAACGACTCCAGTTCTTTCCTCCCACACTTTTGCTGTTCTGGCCAGCTTGCCGCTGTATTAAGTAGTTTTTCATTATGGAGAATAAACGCCAAACACACGCTTGTGTCTCACTTCCTCTCTGCATCGGTCACATTAAACATGGCAACTGAAGTGTGGCGATATGTCTTGTAATATAAATGGCTTGTTTCATAAATATCTAAATCATCATCAATTTGCAAGGATTCTCTTATATGATACGTATATGATATTGGTAGTGGGAAATTGTAATGGTCGTTTCCCGGACTACACCACCAGCACGGCTAGAGAGCCGATCTGCTAAACCAGCCTAATTAGCCTGGATGAGCTACACCTGTCTAGCTCCTTGCTGAGTCTTTTCATGAGAGTTCTCGTGTCACAGGTCAGCTGTTACAGTATCTTGATTGGTGGGA
This genomic window from Brachyhypopomus gauderio isolate BG-103 unplaced genomic scaffold, BGAUD_0.2 sc137, whole genome shotgun sequence contains:
- the LOC143500210 gene encoding GTPase IMAP family member 4-like, whose product is MLRQHYWRVSPGFCVTSDIGVMAERRIVLLGKTGDGKSSCGNLILGEDVFPTGTLWSLTKKCYLKKNENEVTLVDTPGFFNTDLSSQELNSEILRCITECAPGPHAFVIVLKVGRYTKHERETVEEITKSFGEEALKYAVVLFTFGDLLCEGQTIEDFVNQSTELQDLVNKCGGRVHVVDNKYWNEQQDGYRSNRVQVEKILNTIEEMVKENGGQCYTNEMLQAVHEAAENKTLCEESGDAPDIKMREKAQQRVHTCMVNLAGMANV